The genomic DNA AGCAGGTAGCCCATCCGGTCCGCCTCGAGCCAGAGCGCGCGCTCGAGATACCCCGCGGGCACGACTTCCCAATAGCGCGTGCGGTCCGAGTTGGTGCCGCCGTTGACCGCGCCGCCGATTTCCTGGATGGCGTTGATGTAGAGCCCCGGCCGGTGGCCGCTCGCCTGGAACATCATGTGCTCGAAGAGATGCGCGAAGCCGGTGCGCCCCGGCTTCTCGTCCTTCGAGCCGACCATGTAGTTGATGTTGACCGCGACGGTCGGCGCCGAGTGGTCCTCCAGCAGGAAGACCGTCAGGCCGTTGGAGAGGCGGTATTCGTCGATCTTCAGCTTGGGCAGCGGGTTGTCCATGGCCCAAAGAGTACCGGAACCGAGGACGAGCGCGGCGAGCGCGGCGAGCGGACGGGACAGTTTCATCGGCAGGCCCTCCTGAATGAAGTGGGACGGACCACGATAACCCGGCCGCGGTGCGGTCCGGCGCCCTTTCGCCCTCCGTCCTGCGCCGCCCGTCCCGCGGGCGGGACCGCCTGTCAATTCGCGGCCGTTGACAAGACCCGGCGCGTTGTCTACATTGTCCTAGGACACTAGGACACTCCAAGCGAAGGGGGCGTCGCCATGGACTTCGACCTCGATCCCGGCAGCCCGGTCCCGATCTACCAGCAGCTCGTCCTCGGGCTGCGCCGGCAGATCGCGATCGGCGCGCTCCGCCCCGGCGACCGGCTGCCGACCGTCCGCGAGCTGGCGGTGCGGCACCGCGTCAACCGCAACACGGCGGCCAGGGCGGTGCAGGAGCTGGAGGCGCGCGGCGTCGTGCGGACCCGCGTCGGCCAAGGGACGTTCGTCGCCGACGACGCCGAGGGGAACGGCGCGGAGCGCGACACGCTGTTCGACGAGGCGCTCGACCGCCTCGTCGCCGACGGGGACGCGCTGGGGGTGCCGCGCCGCGAAATGGCCGACCGCCTCGCGGCGCGGCAGCGGCGCCTGGCCCGCGCCGCCAAGGAGGGACGCTGATGTCGGTGATCGAGTTCCGCGGCGCGACGCGCCGCTTCGGCCGCGTCGTCGCGCTCGACGCGGTGGACTTCGCCGTCGCGCCGGGGGCGGTCGTCGGCCTCGCCGGCCGCAACGGCGCGGGCAAGACGACCGCGCTGCGCCTCGCCCTCGGCCTGCTCTGGGCCGACGCCGGCGAGGTCCGCACGCTCGGGCTCGACCCGCGCCGCGAGGGCGCGGCGCTGCGGCGGCGCGTCTCGATCCTCTCGGAGGAGTCGTCGCTCTACGGCTGGATGACGGTCGCGGAGACGCTCGCCTTCGCCGCGCGGATCCACCCCTGCTGGGACTCCGCGCTCGCCAAGCGGCTCGCCGGGCGGCTCGAGCTCGACCCGCGGGCCAAGGTCGCGGCCCTCTCCCGCGGCGGCAAGGCGAAGCTCTCGCTCGCCCTCGCCGCGGCGCCGCGGCCGGAGTTGCTGCTGCTCGACGACCCCACCGCGGGGCTCGATCCGCTCGCGCGGCGCGAGGTGCTGCAGGAGATCGTGGACGCGGTTCCCGCGGCGGGCGCCGTCGTCTACGCGACGCATCTCGTCGCCGACCTCGAGCGGATGGCCGACGAGGTCGTGTTCCTCGACGCCGGGCGCGTCGCGCTCGCAGGCGGCGTCGAGGAGCTCAAACGGAGGGTGAAGCGGCACGAAGCGGTCTTAGACGGGGAGGCGCCGACGGCGCTGCGCCCGCCCGGAACGATCGACGTCCGCGCGGAGGGGCGGGCCCTCGTCGTCGTCGCCGACGGCGAGAACGGCGCGGCGGAAGCCGCGCTGCGGGCGGCGGGGGCGCGCTCCGTGGAAACGACGACGCTGCCGCTCGAGGAGATCGCGGTGGCGCTCCTGCGCGGCGGACGACGCGAGTCCGGCGTCGCCGACGCCCGGGGGGAGGTGGAGCATGTTTAGCGCGCTCGTCGTCAAGCACCTGCGGCAGGTCCGGATGACCGCCGCCTTCGCCGCCGCGATGGCGGCGGCCATTCCGCTGATTCCGTTCGCGCACCGAGACCCGGCCCACTCGCTCGAAGGCGCGGTGCCGCTCTTCGCCGCGGCGCTCGCCGGATTCTGGGCGCTGCTGCTCGCGGTTCAGATCTTCGGCGGCGACCGCGCCGCGGGAACCGAGATCTTCCTGCTCGAGCGGCCGATCCCGCGCGGCGTCCTCTTCGGCGCGCGGACCGTCGCCGCCTTCGCCGCGTCGCTCGCGGTGCTCGCGCTGGGCGCGGGAGCGTGGAGCGCCGCCGCGGCCGCGGCCGGCGCGCCGTTCGGCGTCGGCGGGCCGGCGTTCCTCGGCGTCTTCGCGGCGATGCCGCTCCTCGTCGGCGTCGCGGCGTTCGCCTGCGCGCTCGGCGCGACCGGCTTCGCCGGCTTCGCCGTCGCCGCCTTCGCCGTGGCCTGGGTCGGCGGCGCGGCCGTGATGGCGCAGCGCCTCTTCGGCCATTTCCTCGTAAGGGCCGAGGCGCTGCTCGCGATGTGGCCGCCGATCGCGTTGGCCGCGTGCCTCGTTCCCGCGGCGTTCTGGTTCGCCGCCTGGCGCGCCGAGGCGTGCGGCGAGCCGCTCGGCCGCGGCCGCGCCGAGCGTGCCCTGCGAAGTCTCGTCGTCTTCCTGCTTTCGCCCGCGGTCTTCCTCGGCGCCGCGGCGTGGACGGCGCATCGTCCCCCGTCGCCGAAGAACGACGGTTTCAGGGCGCAGACGAGCGCCCGGACCGATCGGCTGTTCTTGTTCGGGGAATGGGCCGGGAACGGCGTCCTGTTCGACGCGAAGACCGGAAAGCGCCTCGCCGTCGTTCCGGCGCCGCTCGTGGACGCCGCGTGGAACGACGATGGAACGCTGCTCGCGGTGGCGACGAACGCCGGCCCCGCCGGATCGCGCCGGGACGAGACGCGGATCGAGTTTCTCGACCAGAACGGCCGACGCGCCTTCCCGCCGACGCCGATCGGCGAGTACTGCTCCGGCCTGCGCTGGGCCGGATCAAGCCTCGTCGTGCTCGCCGAAGACAACGCGGAACTCGCCGCGTCCACCGTCACGCCCGGGCAGACGTCCGGAACGACGATCGGCGGGCCGCGGCCGCTCGCGTTCCTGCGCGGGCCGCAGGGAACGCTGTTCGCGCTCGGCGGCAAGAAGAC from bacterium includes the following:
- a CDS encoding GntR family transcriptional regulator translates to MDFDLDPGSPVPIYQQLVLGLRRQIAIGALRPGDRLPTVRELAVRHRVNRNTAARAVQELEARGVVRTRVGQGTFVADDAEGNGAERDTLFDEALDRLVADGDALGVPRREMADRLAARQRRLARAAKEGR
- a CDS encoding ABC transporter ATP-binding protein, with translation MSVIEFRGATRRFGRVVALDAVDFAVAPGAVVGLAGRNGAGKTTALRLALGLLWADAGEVRTLGLDPRREGAALRRRVSILSEESSLYGWMTVAETLAFAARIHPCWDSALAKRLAGRLELDPRAKVAALSRGGKAKLSLALAAAPRPELLLLDDPTAGLDPLARREVLQEIVDAVPAAGAVVYATHLVADLERMADEVVFLDAGRVALAGGVEELKRRVKRHEAVLDGEAPTALRPPGTIDVRAEGRALVVVADGENGAAEAALRAAGARSVETTTLPLEEIAVALLRGGRRESGVADARGEVEHV